From the genome of Malus sylvestris chromosome 13, drMalSylv7.2, whole genome shotgun sequence:
gcttttgagaattgtggttgaactcctttgatgaagctcttgttggcaccataaattggttttgcttcacactgtcttgatcaagagtgtgtgaaactttctacgagttgtagtgtttgcattgttacagaggggaaatgtttgaagcagatgcaagagagctgaatagtttgatcttcgtatgccatgcactgaagttgctgTTGGGatcttttgttttctgctttgcttttgttttcccACTTCATTTCCAGACAtctttttgcttcttttttttttcctctttcccTCTGTCTATGTTCACCCATGTTGCTTTGCAAggtatcttttgcttttcttaatCTCTCTTTCTGCTTTTTAGCTTGTTGGTAGGGATCGGAATTCAGTGGAGACGGTGGGCAAGTTTTTATCGCTGAATAATATTCCACCtgcttaataatattttgtttgagATCCTCAGAGAGACCACCAGTCCTAGCCGATTGATCAGGGTCATCATCCGACGACTGTGGTTGAATCTCAGATGAGGAGCGACTGGGAGATCCGACAGGTGAGATATCAGAACCGTTCGACGGAGACGGTGGGGGGGGCATCGGTGCCGCATGTGATGGCGGTGGGGATGATGACGGTGGCGATGGTGACGGTGGGCCCCTCTTCACCTTTCTATCTTACTCGTCATTTGGCTTTGAAACTGCCCATGTTCTTCTGGTTTCTAGTTCATTATCCTCTTTGGGCATCACCAATGCTTCTTTTGGAACTTTCTGCATTTGATTGGCCGGTAGAACTACCAAAAACCCATTGTCCTTGGGAGGATTTTCCCTGTCACCTGTATATGCACCTATTTAATGCTGCTGGAAATTCCGTCAGCCTCTTCTCCTCGTCTACTACATCttggcataaaaaaaaaaaacagaatcgCTAGTATAAATATAATAAACACTAAAGCCTATCCAATTGATAATCATGTGGTAAATTGTTATGTAGCATGAGTCCAGGAATTTCATGCTGTCGGGTTATAATAAATGATGGAGGAATGCTATACTTTTATGCTTGAACTGAGTGtgataaatatttgtttttgtgaGTGTTGAACTACGAATAGCTTGATCCCTAATGAGGGTATGTAGGTAGTCTAATGAAgtggttagatgcagccataaagcttACGAAAAAATATTGTGTATCTGGTTTTTTATTGATACTTTGTATATATTCAGGAGGCATGGTATGTTAGATATTAGGGTATTTGGTAGCGTCACGTGTCGATtctggacgtatgtcgggatcggggcgtgacaatgAGTGTTCGAGGAACGTCGACGACCCCAAAGAAAAGCTCTAGGAGGTGGACGACGCGAAGCCCGATCACGAAGAGGAAAAGAATGGTTGCGATTTGCAATGCTTGTATATGTTAGATCTAAGCCCATTGCTGATCCAGGGATGTGTAGTAATTGGCCAACGAATAACCCACGACGCATTCTGCAGCTCTAACCACAAACATGAGGGAGTTGCTGATGCTGCTGCTTTCTGATCCTTACCCTAGAGCCCATGCAAGGTTCTGGGCTGACGGGTTTTCGTCATCGTAGATTTATTCAACAGGGAAGTTGGTGTAGGTAACCACAAGGTGAAGTCTAAGAGGCAGCAAAGAATGAACTGATAGAGTGCTTTCAGCTGCTGGAAAACGAGCTAGGGGACAAGACCTACTTTGGGGGTGAGAGTTTTGGCTAGTGGATGTGGCACTTATCCCTTTCTATAGCTGGTTCTATGCACTGGAGACCCATAGAAACCTGTGCATAGTGAAGGAGTGTCCGAGGCTGGTAGGTTGGGCAAAGAGATGCATGCAGAGGGAGAGCGTGTCCAAGTCTCTGCCTAAGACACACATATATTTAGATTTGTCAGTGGTCTCGACGATCGAACCTCAAATTTGTCGGTGGTCTCAAATTTGATGTTCCTCCATTCTTCAAATCTCGAACACGTAGCAGGCTGCAACAAGAacaatcaaccgcaagcaattCGCTCGCAGTTACTCTTCAAAACGGAAGGTTTCTCAGACAAGCCGTAAGGGAGGCTCTCGAGCTCGGAGGCTCAACCCCGTCTGCTTCATACAACCCCATCTCTGCACCTCATCGATCAAGCTCTTTGAGAACGATGTGCATGCCTTCTTAACCGCCATGGCTCTGTCGCCGAGCCCAGAAGCGAGTACGACCTTGCAGACGCGCAACCACCCGCATGCAACCCTGTGTTCCTACTCTCACAATGCGACACTGACATGGAAGATATCTCACGTAGCCAAAAGCGAAACACCGCAAATTATTGTCGTGAATTACTGGAGTAGTGGACTTTTTTCGGATTTGGGTTTTGGATCTTGtattttcttctccctcctcctcctcctcctctttgtATCTCCTTATTTCtcaattgggttttttttttgcccttGATGTTACAGAGGAAAAAACCGAGTGatgagagagtgtgtgtgtgtctgtgccTCTGTGGGTTTTGCAGAATCACGGCGGAGGtacaaaaatgaaagagaaccgacacaacttttcgtatcgtttcccacagacggcgccaaatgttgatgcacaaaaccagaggtcttggaacaacgtaaatccgaccttgaatcaatgtaaataacacaagatgtatcgtggttaaccccaaggtttgggctacgtccacactgattatatttctgagggagagaaagctctgaatgagagtgagagctttgaaaGGGATGAGAAGGCTTAGGAATTggtctcccctaattgtgagggtgatgagtccttttatagaataagggctcctcacttattacatatttgcccattcctttattacataattacatttgaatcccccgagtatttatacgagatctaaatacggaggccctaagtatggtataaacacagaCTAAGCCTCATTATCATATCCAAATCATTTTTTCAAATCCCGTAATTCAAATGGAGTTATACAACTCTTCAAGAAACCAATGGAAAAGTTGCTCATTTGTAATCAAAAGGTCATGGGTTCGAGTCGTAAAAACAACATTGTTTACTTGGAATCGCCTTTTTAAGACTACGGAATAATCTCAACTCTTAGCCTTCTAGAATGCACACCATGATTGtgaattgattttcttcaaCTCCAAAAGTAAACAAAATTCGTTAAACCCTATAGGATGGACCTCCGTTAAAGTTGGACAATTAATTAACCTTCTTtcaaatcataaaaaataattaaagaagAGCTTGCTAATTGTTTGTATATAGCTACAGCTATCAGTCAATGCATGAAGCAGAATAGTCAGCTACACTTCAAAACATTTGATCATATGATACGATAAAAATACACCTACAAAGATGTTGTTGAAGGGTAGATGAAATTACATGAAAGGGCCTTCCCTTTGCCTTATGGCAAAAATAGTAACAAAATCGAAGTATCCTCCTATATATAGACAACATATATTCCTCCCTTACTTCACACACTTCGCATGCCACAATCGTGTCAAAAATCACTTGGGAAAAAAGGACTTTTCAAACTtgagggcaaaaaaaaaaaaaaacatacaaagaagaagaaaagtcaAGGCAGTCTGTAGCAGGAAGGAAGAgctagcagcagcagcagccatGACTGTTTCACCTTCTCTTTCTGTTGCCAGAAATGGCAGAGTCCTCATTGTCGGTGCCACCGGTTTCATCGGGAGGTTTGTAGCTGAAGCCAGCCTCGCCGCCGGCCGACCCACGTATGTTCTCGTCCGGCCCGGCCCTCTTCACCCTTCTAAGGCTGACACCGTCAAGTCCTTCAAACACAAAGGCGCCATAATCTTACAcgtatgaaaataattttctgTACATAACGTttgcaaaatattttttatgacTTTAcatgttcatattttttttgttcactTTACCATGTTTTAATATGTTGTAATATCGACCATTTTCAGGGGCTGATTTCTGATAAAACCCTAGTGGAGAAGATACTGAGAGAGCATGAAATCGAGACAGTAATATCAGTCGTCGGTGGTGCGACAATATTGGACCAGATTGCCTTAGTCGAGGCCATTGCAGCAGTTGGTACAGTTAAGGTAAATATATTATATCCGACACACAAAAAACCAATTGTATTATATTATATActtttttgaaaacaaactgttgtcattaaaaaaatgtaacaaaatatctttatatatttagtttgttttggtgtcttacttgagttcaattttttaaatttacaaatattttttaagttttaagttttgaatTCTTATTTAttaggatttaaaaaaaaaattagatttaaaactaacttaaaaatataAAGTATTTTTCAAAAACACTGAAAATAAGTTTTTAGAAAATTTATgtctcaaaaacactaaaagtgaattttttttaaattctctctttttctaaaGATCTTTTTTTTGCTCGATCTCTTTGTTCTCTTCCCATGTCCTCACCCTCTGTCTTATCTCTCTCCTCGCCTTCTTTTTCtgctctctccctctttttcttctctctcctcaccTCCTCTCCCTCTCCGTCTTTCTTTCTCGTCACCCACTATTTCCTATTTCTCGATATTCTCTCTTTCCCCATCCTCTCTGTCCTCCAATGTTTGCTCGGAGTAGtttgaattcaaaacaaaaaaaaatattttaaaaaaaattaaccaaataagtttttaattttttgtaaggaaatcttaacgaaacacttctggtactgttcatttttaacgttaaagacatttttacCTTGAAAAGTCATtattggtactattcacttatacctttattttgtcattttctttaaaactaaagtttttgagaactttttcgttagttttttcatttttttaatatttaaaaaaaatactattctTAAAAGATGTTCTGTGAAAAATGCTTTTAGGAACAATTAAAGGTTTTTTAGCGGAATATTAAACGGGCAGTTATGTTGCTGAggtttttgatgattttgtgaaaaaaaatttcTGCAAAATTTATGTTGTAGAGGTTTTTGCCCTCCGAGTTTGGACATGATGTGGACAGGGCTGATCCGGTTGAACCAGGGCTCACCATGTACGAGGAGAAACGCAAGGTTAGACGTTGGGTCGAGAAATCTGGGGTGGCCTACACATACATTTGCTGCAACTCCATTGCCTCTTGGCCCTACTTTGACAACACACACCCTTCTGAGGTTCTCCCACCGTTGGATCGGTTCCAAATCTATGGTGATGGCACCGTCAAAGGTATATGGTACACACCTAAGACATTTTTGTGTGAATTTGTAGCATAtgataatacttgcattctcTTAAGTCGATGAGTTCATTTTTTCATTTGCAA
Proteins encoded in this window:
- the LOC126594846 gene encoding leucoanthocyanidin reductase-like encodes the protein MTVSPSLSVARNGRVLIVGATGFIGRFVAEASLAAGRPTYVLVRPGPLHPSKADTVKSFKHKGAIILHGLISDKTLVEKILREHEIETVISVVGGATILDQIALVEAIAAVGTVKRFLPSEFGHDVDRADPVEPGLTMYEEKRKVRRWVEKSGVAYTYICCNSIASWPYFDNTHPSEVLPPLDRFQIYGDGTVKAYFVDGTDIGKFTIKTVDDIRTINKNVHFRPPSNLYDINGLASLWEKKIGRTLPRITITENHLLALAAENRIPESIVASFTHDIFIKGCQVNFAVEGPRDVEVGTLYPGDSFRTLDECFNDFLLKLKDNLEPVHEENVSTKNAVVESRAVTPTCA